Proteins found in one Mytilus edulis chromosome 2, xbMytEdul2.2, whole genome shotgun sequence genomic segment:
- the LOC139510146 gene encoding serine-rich adhesin for platelets-like isoform X6, producing the protein MIDLFKIKEDFSFMVKEAEPWTLTQFVMWLDLKLSEFKTKGYMVLDHNVKTKPKWLEEDTITSDIAPPPAPCRNCNSSSSTGHAGHAGRDVGQYYSDIHASQPVHQLNAASRIKDKAQQKSTDESENIRGEVGIIDLSHGEMQNRVNNNNFRQNSNQNSAISQSANLRQIPSQGYLKQKNPTASIQRQEKRARTEVIEIDGSSPTEKMFSSNRQEIGKTSTPIVRRAGQLLQKAKNRQALSTGTAIYTSTTTTLTPTFSSSFSSQSTRTASSNRNFALGAPPVSSFLAPPMSSSAFSVSPVTGSQSLDDIIAETVQAVSGQCRLSTEIPPSSQSFSPEPKLPDSSSVKRQTSFQDTTSSNPPSAPTVFPGLSISPNSFSQMVDGQAVPVALHANIDNISRDLSQVSAPSGSNATEVKMETDLNASISDSFSTDAATLQTSLLDTSTDSSLSFQDTSHTSHGPVEPGGVPRPGLIDTETAKAYQMVELVTGSGVYVYDKTISQAFKVGTERDTGTYSGEKMARYLLNVFWSRKDLVGATLSKAGRGKKILNQQIIEAILDFCEVNSCQPRTKARTAMHNSVTSVTWHATHQIKTLKKISILK; encoded by the exons ATGATTGACCTATTCAAGATCAAAGAAGACTTCTCCTTTATGGTTAAAGAGGCAGAGCCATGGACATTAACACAGTTTGTCATGTGGCTAGATTTGAAACTATCCGAGTTTAAAACCAAGGGATACATGGTGTTAG acCATAATGTAAAAACAAAGCCCAAATGGTTAGAAGAAGACACCATAACATCTGATATTGCACCACCTCCAGCGCCTTGTAGGAATTGTAATTCATCATCATCCACTGGTCATGCTGGTCATGCTGGGCGTGATGTTGGCCAATATTACTCAGATATTCATGCATCACAACCTGTCCATCAGCTGAATGCAGCCTCAAGAATTAAGGACAAGGCTCAGCAGAAGTCAACAGATGAGTCAGAAAATATTCGTGGTGAAGTGGGAATTATAGATCTGTCTCATGGAGAAATGCAGAATAGGGTGAACAATAACAATTTTAGACAGAATTCCAATCAGAACAGTGCAATATCCCAAAGTGCCAATTTGAGACAGATACCTTCACAAGGGTACTTAAAACAAAAAAACCCGACTGCTTCTATTCAAAGACAAGAAAAACGTGCTAGAACTGAAGTTATTGAGATTGATGGATCCTCACCAACAGAGAAAATGTTTTCTTCAAATAGACAAGAAATTGGAAAAACCAGCACTCCAATTGTTAGACGGGCAGGTCAGCTTTTACAAAAGGCCAAAAACAGACAAGCATTGTCAACAGGTACTGCAATATATActtcaacaacaacaacactGACACCTACTTTCTCTTCCAGCTTTAGTTCACAGTCTACAAGGACAGCTAGTTCAAATAGAAATTTTGCTCTTGGAGCACCACCAGTTAGTTCATTTCTAGCACCACCTATGAGTTCATCAGCATTTTCAGTATCACCAGTTACTGGTTCACAATCATTGGATGATATAATTGCAGAGACAGTTCAGGCAGTGTCTGGACAATGCAGATTATCAACAGAAATCCCTCCTTCTAGTCAGTCATTTAGCCCAGAACCGAAACTACCAGATTCCAGTTCTGTGAAACGTCAGACAAGTTTTCAGGACACAACCTCATCTAATCCGCCTTCAGCACCAACTGTGTTCCCTGGATTGTCAATTTCACCAAATTCATTCTCCCAGATGGTTGATGGACAAGCTGTTCCTGTGGCTCTGCATGCCAATATTGACAATATCAGTAGAGATTTGTCACAGGTGTCAGCACCATCAGGTTCTAATGCCACTGAAGTTAAAATGGAAACAGACCTGAATGCCAGTATAAGTGACTCCTTTAGTACAG ATGCAGCAACATTACAAACCTCATTATTAGATACAAGTACAGACTCATCACTCTCATTTCAAGACACATCTCATACATCACATGGTCCTGTAGAGCCTGGTGGAGTCCCTAGACCAGGTCTGATTGACACAGAGACTGCAAAGGCTTATCAG atgGTAGAACTTGTAACAGGTAGTGGTGTGTATgtttatgataaaacaatatcACAAGCTTTTAAGGTGGGAACTGAGAGAGATACAGGTACATACAGTGGTGAAAAAATGGCAAGATATTTATTAAATGTATTCTGGTCTCGGAAGGATCTAGTTGGTGCTACTTTATCAAAGGCTGGTCGAGGGAAAAAAATACTTAATCAACAGATTATTGAAGCAATACTAG
- the LOC139510146 gene encoding serine-rich adhesin for platelets-like isoform X3, which translates to MIDLFKIKEDFSFMVKEAEPWTLTQFVMWLDLKLSEFKTKGYMVLDHNVKTKPKWLEEDTITSDIAPPPAPCRNCNSSSSTGHAGHAGRDVGQYYSDIHASQPVHQLNAASRIKDKAQQKSTDESENIRGEVGIIDLSHGEMQNRVNNNNFRQNSNQNSAISQSANLRQIPSQGYLKQKNPTASIQRQEKRARTEVIEIDGSSPTEKMFSSNRQEIGKTSTPIVRRAGQLLQKAKNRQALSTGTAIYTSTTTTLTPTFSSSFSSQSTRTASSNRNFALGAPPVSSFLAPPMSSSAFSVSPVTGSQSLDDIIAETVQAVSGQCRLSTEIPPSSQSFSPEPKLPDSSSVKRQTSFQDTTSSNPPSAPTVFPGLSISPNSFSQMVDGQAVPVALHANIDNISRDLSQVSAPSGSNATEVKMETDLNASISDSFSTDAATLQTSLLDTSTDSSLSFQDTSHTSHGPVEPGGVPRPGLIDTETAKAYQMVELVTGSGVYVYDKTISQAFKVGTERDTGTYSGEKMARYLLNVFWSRKDLVGATLSKAGRGKKILNQQIIEAILDFCVANSRHSRTKVRTVLQRSVCFASWHAKQKVMQNIRPSQLSYF; encoded by the exons ATGATTGACCTATTCAAGATCAAAGAAGACTTCTCCTTTATGGTTAAAGAGGCAGAGCCATGGACATTAACACAGTTTGTCATGTGGCTAGATTTGAAACTATCCGAGTTTAAAACCAAGGGATACATGGTGTTAG acCATAATGTAAAAACAAAGCCCAAATGGTTAGAAGAAGACACCATAACATCTGATATTGCACCACCTCCAGCGCCTTGTAGGAATTGTAATTCATCATCATCCACTGGTCATGCTGGTCATGCTGGGCGTGATGTTGGCCAATATTACTCAGATATTCATGCATCACAACCTGTCCATCAGCTGAATGCAGCCTCAAGAATTAAGGACAAGGCTCAGCAGAAGTCAACAGATGAGTCAGAAAATATTCGTGGTGAAGTGGGAATTATAGATCTGTCTCATGGAGAAATGCAGAATAGGGTGAACAATAACAATTTTAGACAGAATTCCAATCAGAACAGTGCAATATCCCAAAGTGCCAATTTGAGACAGATACCTTCACAAGGGTACTTAAAACAAAAAAACCCGACTGCTTCTATTCAAAGACAAGAAAAACGTGCTAGAACTGAAGTTATTGAGATTGATGGATCCTCACCAACAGAGAAAATGTTTTCTTCAAATAGACAAGAAATTGGAAAAACCAGCACTCCAATTGTTAGACGGGCAGGTCAGCTTTTACAAAAGGCCAAAAACAGACAAGCATTGTCAACAGGTACTGCAATATATActtcaacaacaacaacactGACACCTACTTTCTCTTCCAGCTTTAGTTCACAGTCTACAAGGACAGCTAGTTCAAATAGAAATTTTGCTCTTGGAGCACCACCAGTTAGTTCATTTCTAGCACCACCTATGAGTTCATCAGCATTTTCAGTATCACCAGTTACTGGTTCACAATCATTGGATGATATAATTGCAGAGACAGTTCAGGCAGTGTCTGGACAATGCAGATTATCAACAGAAATCCCTCCTTCTAGTCAGTCATTTAGCCCAGAACCGAAACTACCAGATTCCAGTTCTGTGAAACGTCAGACAAGTTTTCAGGACACAACCTCATCTAATCCGCCTTCAGCACCAACTGTGTTCCCTGGATTGTCAATTTCACCAAATTCATTCTCCCAGATGGTTGATGGACAAGCTGTTCCTGTGGCTCTGCATGCCAATATTGACAATATCAGTAGAGATTTGTCACAGGTGTCAGCACCATCAGGTTCTAATGCCACTGAAGTTAAAATGGAAACAGACCTGAATGCCAGTATAAGTGACTCCTTTAGTACAG ATGCAGCAACATTACAAACCTCATTATTAGATACAAGTACAGACTCATCACTCTCATTTCAAGACACATCTCATACATCACATGGTCCTGTAGAGCCTGGTGGAGTCCCTAGACCAGGTCTGATTGACACAGAGACTGCAAAGGCTTATCAG atgGTAGAACTTGTAACAGGTAGTGGTGTGTATgtttatgataaaacaatatcACAAGCTTTTAAGGTGGGAACTGAGAGAGATACAGGTACATACAGTGGTGAAAAAATGGCAAGATATTTATTAAATGTATTCTGGTCTCGGAAGGATCTAGTTGGTGCTACTTTATCAAAGGCTGGTCGAGGGAAAAAAATACTTAATCAACAGATTATTGAAGCAATACTAG
- the LOC139510146 gene encoding serine-rich adhesin for platelets-like isoform X2, which produces MIDLFKIKEDFSFMVKEAEPWTLTQFVMWLDLKLSEFKTKGYMVLDHNVKTKPKWLEEDTITSDIAPPPAPCRNCNSSSSTGHAGHAGRDVGQYYSDIHASQPVHQLNAASRIKDKAQQKSTDESENIRGEVGIIDLSHGEMQNRVNNNNFRQNSNQNSAISQSANLRQIPSQGYLKQKNPTASIQRQEKRARTEVIEIDGSSPTEKMFSSNRQEIGKTSTPIVRRAGQLLQKAKNRQALSTGTAIYTSTTTTLTPTFSSSFSSQSTRTASSNRNFALGAPPVSSFLAPPMSSSAFSVSPVTGSQSLDDIIAETVQAVSGQCRLSTEIPPSSQSFSPEPKLPDSSSVKRQTSFQDTTSSNPPSAPTVFPGLSISPNSFSQMVDGQAVPVALHANIDNISRDLSQVSAPSGSNATEVKMETDLNASISDSFSTDAATLQTSLLDTSTDSSLSFQDTSHTSHGPVEPGGVPRPGLIDTETAKAYQMVELVTGSGVYVYDKTISQAFKVGTERDTGTYSGEKMARYLLNVFWSRKDLVGATLSKAGRGKKILNQQIIEAILEFCSSQGRHSRVEVRTVLVRSITTTTWRAQQKFLKHKDFFKGPHS; this is translated from the exons ATGATTGACCTATTCAAGATCAAAGAAGACTTCTCCTTTATGGTTAAAGAGGCAGAGCCATGGACATTAACACAGTTTGTCATGTGGCTAGATTTGAAACTATCCGAGTTTAAAACCAAGGGATACATGGTGTTAG acCATAATGTAAAAACAAAGCCCAAATGGTTAGAAGAAGACACCATAACATCTGATATTGCACCACCTCCAGCGCCTTGTAGGAATTGTAATTCATCATCATCCACTGGTCATGCTGGTCATGCTGGGCGTGATGTTGGCCAATATTACTCAGATATTCATGCATCACAACCTGTCCATCAGCTGAATGCAGCCTCAAGAATTAAGGACAAGGCTCAGCAGAAGTCAACAGATGAGTCAGAAAATATTCGTGGTGAAGTGGGAATTATAGATCTGTCTCATGGAGAAATGCAGAATAGGGTGAACAATAACAATTTTAGACAGAATTCCAATCAGAACAGTGCAATATCCCAAAGTGCCAATTTGAGACAGATACCTTCACAAGGGTACTTAAAACAAAAAAACCCGACTGCTTCTATTCAAAGACAAGAAAAACGTGCTAGAACTGAAGTTATTGAGATTGATGGATCCTCACCAACAGAGAAAATGTTTTCTTCAAATAGACAAGAAATTGGAAAAACCAGCACTCCAATTGTTAGACGGGCAGGTCAGCTTTTACAAAAGGCCAAAAACAGACAAGCATTGTCAACAGGTACTGCAATATATActtcaacaacaacaacactGACACCTACTTTCTCTTCCAGCTTTAGTTCACAGTCTACAAGGACAGCTAGTTCAAATAGAAATTTTGCTCTTGGAGCACCACCAGTTAGTTCATTTCTAGCACCACCTATGAGTTCATCAGCATTTTCAGTATCACCAGTTACTGGTTCACAATCATTGGATGATATAATTGCAGAGACAGTTCAGGCAGTGTCTGGACAATGCAGATTATCAACAGAAATCCCTCCTTCTAGTCAGTCATTTAGCCCAGAACCGAAACTACCAGATTCCAGTTCTGTGAAACGTCAGACAAGTTTTCAGGACACAACCTCATCTAATCCGCCTTCAGCACCAACTGTGTTCCCTGGATTGTCAATTTCACCAAATTCATTCTCCCAGATGGTTGATGGACAAGCTGTTCCTGTGGCTCTGCATGCCAATATTGACAATATCAGTAGAGATTTGTCACAGGTGTCAGCACCATCAGGTTCTAATGCCACTGAAGTTAAAATGGAAACAGACCTGAATGCCAGTATAAGTGACTCCTTTAGTACAG ATGCAGCAACATTACAAACCTCATTATTAGATACAAGTACAGACTCATCACTCTCATTTCAAGACACATCTCATACATCACATGGTCCTGTAGAGCCTGGTGGAGTCCCTAGACCAGGTCTGATTGACACAGAGACTGCAAAGGCTTATCAG atgGTAGAACTTGTAACAGGTAGTGGTGTGTATgtttatgataaaacaatatcACAAGCTTTTAAGGTGGGAACTGAGAGAGATACAGGTACATACAGTGGTGAAAAAATGGCAAGATATTTATTAAATGTATTCTGGTCTCGGAAGGATCTAGTTGGTGCTACTTTATCAAAGGCTGGTCGAGGGAAAAAAATACTTAATCAACAGATTATTGAAGCAATACTAG
- the LOC139510146 gene encoding serine-rich adhesin for platelets-like isoform X9, translating to MIDLFKIKEDFSFMVKEAEPWTLTQFVMWLDLKLSEFKTKGYMVLDHNVKTKPKWLEEDTITSDIAPPPAPCRNCNSSSSTGHAGHAGRDVGQYYSDIHASQPVHQLNAASRIKDKAQQKSTDESENIRGEVGIIDLSHGEMQNRVNNNNFRQNSNQNSAISQSANLRQIPSQGYLKQKNPTASIQRQEKRARTEVIEIDGSSPTEKMFSSNRQEIGKTSTPIVRRAGQLLQKAKNRQALSTGTAIYTSTTTTLTPTFSSSFSSQSTRTASSNRNFALGAPPVSSFLAPPMSSSAFSVSPVTGSQSLDDIIAETVQAVSGQCRLSTEIPPSSQSFSPEPKLPDSSSVKRQTSFQDTTSSNPPSAPTVFPGLSISPNSFSQMVDGQAVPVALHANIDNISRDLSQVSAPSGSNATEVKMETDLNASISDSFSTDAATLQTSLLDTSTDSSLSFQDTSHTSHGPVEPGGVPRPGLIDTETAKAYQMVELVTGSGVYVYDKTISQAFKVGTERDTGTYSGEKMARYLLNVFWSRKDLVGATLSKAGRGKKILNQQIIEAILDFCTSYSRHTRSKVKTALHWSVSARTCQAKRKKLKLCQNLT from the exons ATGATTGACCTATTCAAGATCAAAGAAGACTTCTCCTTTATGGTTAAAGAGGCAGAGCCATGGACATTAACACAGTTTGTCATGTGGCTAGATTTGAAACTATCCGAGTTTAAAACCAAGGGATACATGGTGTTAG acCATAATGTAAAAACAAAGCCCAAATGGTTAGAAGAAGACACCATAACATCTGATATTGCACCACCTCCAGCGCCTTGTAGGAATTGTAATTCATCATCATCCACTGGTCATGCTGGTCATGCTGGGCGTGATGTTGGCCAATATTACTCAGATATTCATGCATCACAACCTGTCCATCAGCTGAATGCAGCCTCAAGAATTAAGGACAAGGCTCAGCAGAAGTCAACAGATGAGTCAGAAAATATTCGTGGTGAAGTGGGAATTATAGATCTGTCTCATGGAGAAATGCAGAATAGGGTGAACAATAACAATTTTAGACAGAATTCCAATCAGAACAGTGCAATATCCCAAAGTGCCAATTTGAGACAGATACCTTCACAAGGGTACTTAAAACAAAAAAACCCGACTGCTTCTATTCAAAGACAAGAAAAACGTGCTAGAACTGAAGTTATTGAGATTGATGGATCCTCACCAACAGAGAAAATGTTTTCTTCAAATAGACAAGAAATTGGAAAAACCAGCACTCCAATTGTTAGACGGGCAGGTCAGCTTTTACAAAAGGCCAAAAACAGACAAGCATTGTCAACAGGTACTGCAATATATActtcaacaacaacaacactGACACCTACTTTCTCTTCCAGCTTTAGTTCACAGTCTACAAGGACAGCTAGTTCAAATAGAAATTTTGCTCTTGGAGCACCACCAGTTAGTTCATTTCTAGCACCACCTATGAGTTCATCAGCATTTTCAGTATCACCAGTTACTGGTTCACAATCATTGGATGATATAATTGCAGAGACAGTTCAGGCAGTGTCTGGACAATGCAGATTATCAACAGAAATCCCTCCTTCTAGTCAGTCATTTAGCCCAGAACCGAAACTACCAGATTCCAGTTCTGTGAAACGTCAGACAAGTTTTCAGGACACAACCTCATCTAATCCGCCTTCAGCACCAACTGTGTTCCCTGGATTGTCAATTTCACCAAATTCATTCTCCCAGATGGTTGATGGACAAGCTGTTCCTGTGGCTCTGCATGCCAATATTGACAATATCAGTAGAGATTTGTCACAGGTGTCAGCACCATCAGGTTCTAATGCCACTGAAGTTAAAATGGAAACAGACCTGAATGCCAGTATAAGTGACTCCTTTAGTACAG ATGCAGCAACATTACAAACCTCATTATTAGATACAAGTACAGACTCATCACTCTCATTTCAAGACACATCTCATACATCACATGGTCCTGTAGAGCCTGGTGGAGTCCCTAGACCAGGTCTGATTGACACAGAGACTGCAAAGGCTTATCAG atgGTAGAACTTGTAACAGGTAGTGGTGTGTATgtttatgataaaacaatatcACAAGCTTTTAAGGTGGGAACTGAGAGAGATACAGGTACATACAGTGGTGAAAAAATGGCAAGATATTTATTAAATGTATTCTGGTCTCGGAAGGATCTAGTTGGTGCTACTTTATCAAAGGCTGGTCGAGGGAAAAAAATACTTAATCAACAGATTATTGAAGCAATACTAG
- the LOC139510146 gene encoding serine-rich adhesin for platelets-like isoform X8: MIDLFKIKEDFSFMVKEAEPWTLTQFVMWLDLKLSEFKTKGYMVLDHNVKTKPKWLEEDTITSDIAPPPAPCRNCNSSSSTGHAGHAGRDVGQYYSDIHASQPVHQLNAASRIKDKAQQKSTDESENIRGEVGIIDLSHGEMQNRVNNNNFRQNSNQNSAISQSANLRQIPSQGYLKQKNPTASIQRQEKRARTEVIEIDGSSPTEKMFSSNRQEIGKTSTPIVRRAGQLLQKAKNRQALSTGTAIYTSTTTTLTPTFSSSFSSQSTRTASSNRNFALGAPPVSSFLAPPMSSSAFSVSPVTGSQSLDDIIAETVQAVSGQCRLSTEIPPSSQSFSPEPKLPDSSSVKRQTSFQDTTSSNPPSAPTVFPGLSISPNSFSQMVDGQAVPVALHANIDNISRDLSQVSAPSGSNATEVKMETDLNASISDSFSTDAATLQTSLLDTSTDSSLSFQDTSHTSHGPVEPGGVPRPGLIDTETAKAYQMVELVTGSGVYVYDKTISQAFKVGTERDTGTYSGEKMARYLLNVFWSRKDLVGATLSKAGRGKKILNQQIIEAILDFCDANSHHPKSKARAAMTSSITSITWHARQKIKQASKFKWK, encoded by the exons ATGATTGACCTATTCAAGATCAAAGAAGACTTCTCCTTTATGGTTAAAGAGGCAGAGCCATGGACATTAACACAGTTTGTCATGTGGCTAGATTTGAAACTATCCGAGTTTAAAACCAAGGGATACATGGTGTTAG acCATAATGTAAAAACAAAGCCCAAATGGTTAGAAGAAGACACCATAACATCTGATATTGCACCACCTCCAGCGCCTTGTAGGAATTGTAATTCATCATCATCCACTGGTCATGCTGGTCATGCTGGGCGTGATGTTGGCCAATATTACTCAGATATTCATGCATCACAACCTGTCCATCAGCTGAATGCAGCCTCAAGAATTAAGGACAAGGCTCAGCAGAAGTCAACAGATGAGTCAGAAAATATTCGTGGTGAAGTGGGAATTATAGATCTGTCTCATGGAGAAATGCAGAATAGGGTGAACAATAACAATTTTAGACAGAATTCCAATCAGAACAGTGCAATATCCCAAAGTGCCAATTTGAGACAGATACCTTCACAAGGGTACTTAAAACAAAAAAACCCGACTGCTTCTATTCAAAGACAAGAAAAACGTGCTAGAACTGAAGTTATTGAGATTGATGGATCCTCACCAACAGAGAAAATGTTTTCTTCAAATAGACAAGAAATTGGAAAAACCAGCACTCCAATTGTTAGACGGGCAGGTCAGCTTTTACAAAAGGCCAAAAACAGACAAGCATTGTCAACAGGTACTGCAATATATActtcaacaacaacaacactGACACCTACTTTCTCTTCCAGCTTTAGTTCACAGTCTACAAGGACAGCTAGTTCAAATAGAAATTTTGCTCTTGGAGCACCACCAGTTAGTTCATTTCTAGCACCACCTATGAGTTCATCAGCATTTTCAGTATCACCAGTTACTGGTTCACAATCATTGGATGATATAATTGCAGAGACAGTTCAGGCAGTGTCTGGACAATGCAGATTATCAACAGAAATCCCTCCTTCTAGTCAGTCATTTAGCCCAGAACCGAAACTACCAGATTCCAGTTCTGTGAAACGTCAGACAAGTTTTCAGGACACAACCTCATCTAATCCGCCTTCAGCACCAACTGTGTTCCCTGGATTGTCAATTTCACCAAATTCATTCTCCCAGATGGTTGATGGACAAGCTGTTCCTGTGGCTCTGCATGCCAATATTGACAATATCAGTAGAGATTTGTCACAGGTGTCAGCACCATCAGGTTCTAATGCCACTGAAGTTAAAATGGAAACAGACCTGAATGCCAGTATAAGTGACTCCTTTAGTACAG ATGCAGCAACATTACAAACCTCATTATTAGATACAAGTACAGACTCATCACTCTCATTTCAAGACACATCTCATACATCACATGGTCCTGTAGAGCCTGGTGGAGTCCCTAGACCAGGTCTGATTGACACAGAGACTGCAAAGGCTTATCAG atgGTAGAACTTGTAACAGGTAGTGGTGTGTATgtttatgataaaacaatatcACAAGCTTTTAAGGTGGGAACTGAGAGAGATACAGGTACATACAGTGGTGAAAAAATGGCAAGATATTTATTAAATGTATTCTGGTCTCGGAAGGATCTAGTTGGTGCTACTTTATCAAAGGCTGGTCGAGGGAAAAAAATACTTAATCAACAGATTATTGAAGCAATACTAG
- the LOC139510146 gene encoding serine-rich adhesin for platelets-like isoform X7, which yields MIDLFKIKEDFSFMVKEAEPWTLTQFVMWLDLKLSEFKTKGYMVLDHNVKTKPKWLEEDTITSDIAPPPAPCRNCNSSSSTGHAGHAGRDVGQYYSDIHASQPVHQLNAASRIKDKAQQKSTDESENIRGEVGIIDLSHGEMQNRVNNNNFRQNSNQNSAISQSANLRQIPSQGYLKQKNPTASIQRQEKRARTEVIEIDGSSPTEKMFSSNRQEIGKTSTPIVRRAGQLLQKAKNRQALSTGTAIYTSTTTTLTPTFSSSFSSQSTRTASSNRNFALGAPPVSSFLAPPMSSSAFSVSPVTGSQSLDDIIAETVQAVSGQCRLSTEIPPSSQSFSPEPKLPDSSSVKRQTSFQDTTSSNPPSAPTVFPGLSISPNSFSQMVDGQAVPVALHANIDNISRDLSQVSAPSGSNATEVKMETDLNASISDSFSTDAATLQTSLLDTSTDSSLSFQDTSHTSHGPVEPGGVPRPGLIDTETAKAYQMVELVTGSGVYVYDKTISQAFKVGTERDTGTYSGEKMARYLLNVFWSRKDLVGATLSKAGRGKKILNQQIIEAILDFCEAQSRHARTKARTAMNNSITSITWHAKQRKKMRYGLMGFP from the exons ATGATTGACCTATTCAAGATCAAAGAAGACTTCTCCTTTATGGTTAAAGAGGCAGAGCCATGGACATTAACACAGTTTGTCATGTGGCTAGATTTGAAACTATCCGAGTTTAAAACCAAGGGATACATGGTGTTAG acCATAATGTAAAAACAAAGCCCAAATGGTTAGAAGAAGACACCATAACATCTGATATTGCACCACCTCCAGCGCCTTGTAGGAATTGTAATTCATCATCATCCACTGGTCATGCTGGTCATGCTGGGCGTGATGTTGGCCAATATTACTCAGATATTCATGCATCACAACCTGTCCATCAGCTGAATGCAGCCTCAAGAATTAAGGACAAGGCTCAGCAGAAGTCAACAGATGAGTCAGAAAATATTCGTGGTGAAGTGGGAATTATAGATCTGTCTCATGGAGAAATGCAGAATAGGGTGAACAATAACAATTTTAGACAGAATTCCAATCAGAACAGTGCAATATCCCAAAGTGCCAATTTGAGACAGATACCTTCACAAGGGTACTTAAAACAAAAAAACCCGACTGCTTCTATTCAAAGACAAGAAAAACGTGCTAGAACTGAAGTTATTGAGATTGATGGATCCTCACCAACAGAGAAAATGTTTTCTTCAAATAGACAAGAAATTGGAAAAACCAGCACTCCAATTGTTAGACGGGCAGGTCAGCTTTTACAAAAGGCCAAAAACAGACAAGCATTGTCAACAGGTACTGCAATATATActtcaacaacaacaacactGACACCTACTTTCTCTTCCAGCTTTAGTTCACAGTCTACAAGGACAGCTAGTTCAAATAGAAATTTTGCTCTTGGAGCACCACCAGTTAGTTCATTTCTAGCACCACCTATGAGTTCATCAGCATTTTCAGTATCACCAGTTACTGGTTCACAATCATTGGATGATATAATTGCAGAGACAGTTCAGGCAGTGTCTGGACAATGCAGATTATCAACAGAAATCCCTCCTTCTAGTCAGTCATTTAGCCCAGAACCGAAACTACCAGATTCCAGTTCTGTGAAACGTCAGACAAGTTTTCAGGACACAACCTCATCTAATCCGCCTTCAGCACCAACTGTGTTCCCTGGATTGTCAATTTCACCAAATTCATTCTCCCAGATGGTTGATGGACAAGCTGTTCCTGTGGCTCTGCATGCCAATATTGACAATATCAGTAGAGATTTGTCACAGGTGTCAGCACCATCAGGTTCTAATGCCACTGAAGTTAAAATGGAAACAGACCTGAATGCCAGTATAAGTGACTCCTTTAGTACAG ATGCAGCAACATTACAAACCTCATTATTAGATACAAGTACAGACTCATCACTCTCATTTCAAGACACATCTCATACATCACATGGTCCTGTAGAGCCTGGTGGAGTCCCTAGACCAGGTCTGATTGACACAGAGACTGCAAAGGCTTATCAG atgGTAGAACTTGTAACAGGTAGTGGTGTGTATgtttatgataaaacaatatcACAAGCTTTTAAGGTGGGAACTGAGAGAGATACAGGTACATACAGTGGTGAAAAAATGGCAAGATATTTATTAAATGTATTCTGGTCTCGGAAGGATCTAGTTGGTGCTACTTTATCAAAGGCTGGTCGAGGGAAAAAAATACTTAATCAACAGATTATTGAAGCAATACTAG